The Micromonospora sp. NBC_01740 genome includes a window with the following:
- the glmM gene encoding phosphoglucosamine mutase → MGRLFGTDGVRGRANADLTPELALAVAVAAAHTLAESDRSHPPLAVVGRDTRASGEMLEAAVVAGLTSAGANVVRVGVLPTPAVAFLTAEAKADLGVMLSASHNPMPDNGIKLFAAGGHKLPDEIEMRIEAAVEANATTAWERPVGAGVGRVHDLLDGADHYVQHLIGTLPHRLDGLKVVVDCANGAAAEVAPVVYREAGAEVVAIYAEPDGLNINDECGSNHLEALRAAVVEHGAHLGIAHDGDADRCVAVTADGDEVDGDQVMAILALAMREAGTLTDDTLVATVMSNLGLRLAMSAQGIRLLETKVGDRYVLEELRASGLALGGEQSGHIVMPAYATTGDGVLTGLHLMSRLAATGKSLAELAAVVTRLPQVLINVPVGDRTVGAAAPAVRAEVERAEAELGETGRVLLRPSGTEPLVRVMVEAATEQVARSVAERIAEQVRTASPTA, encoded by the coding sequence ATGGGCCGGTTGTTCGGCACGGACGGCGTACGCGGGCGGGCGAACGCGGATCTCACGCCTGAGTTGGCGCTGGCGGTGGCGGTCGCCGCCGCTCACACGCTCGCCGAGTCGGACCGGAGCCATCCCCCGCTGGCCGTGGTCGGGCGGGACACCCGGGCCAGCGGCGAGATGCTGGAGGCCGCCGTGGTCGCCGGGCTCACCAGCGCCGGCGCCAACGTGGTCCGGGTGGGCGTGCTGCCCACCCCGGCCGTGGCGTTCCTCACCGCCGAGGCCAAGGCCGACCTCGGCGTGATGCTCTCCGCCTCGCACAACCCGATGCCCGACAACGGGATCAAGCTCTTCGCCGCCGGCGGGCACAAGCTGCCGGACGAGATCGAGATGCGGATCGAGGCGGCCGTCGAGGCGAACGCCACCACCGCCTGGGAGCGGCCGGTCGGCGCCGGCGTCGGCCGGGTGCACGACCTGCTCGACGGCGCGGACCACTACGTGCAGCACCTGATCGGCACCCTGCCGCACCGCCTCGACGGCCTCAAGGTCGTGGTCGACTGCGCCAACGGCGCGGCGGCCGAGGTGGCGCCGGTGGTGTACCGGGAGGCCGGGGCCGAGGTCGTCGCCATCTACGCCGAGCCGGACGGCCTCAACATCAACGACGAGTGCGGCTCCAACCACCTCGAGGCACTGCGGGCCGCGGTGGTCGAGCACGGCGCGCACCTCGGCATCGCGCACGACGGCGACGCCGACCGCTGCGTCGCGGTGACCGCCGACGGCGACGAGGTCGACGGCGACCAGGTGATGGCGATCCTCGCGCTCGCCATGCGGGAGGCCGGCACGCTCACCGACGACACCCTGGTCGCCACGGTGATGAGCAACCTCGGCCTGCGGCTGGCCATGTCCGCGCAGGGCATCCGCCTCCTGGAGACCAAGGTCGGCGACCGGTACGTGCTGGAGGAGTTGCGTGCGTCCGGCCTCGCGCTGGGCGGCGAGCAGAGCGGGCACATCGTGATGCCCGCGTACGCCACCACGGGCGACGGCGTGCTGACCGGCCTGCACCTGATGTCCCGGCTGGCCGCCACCGGCAAGTCCCTCGCGGAACTGGCCGCCGTGGTGACCAGGCTGCCGCAGGTGCTGATCAACGTCCCCGTCGGCGACCGTACGGTCGGCGCGGCCGCACCCGCCGTCCGGGCCGAGGTCGAGCGGGCCGAGGCGGAGCTGGGCGAGACCGGCCGGGTGCTGCTGCGCCCGTCCGGCACCGAGCCGCTGGTCCGCGTCATGGTCGAGGCGGCCACCGAGCAGGTCGCCCGAAGCGTCGCGGAGCGCATCGCCGAGCAGGTCCGCACCGCCAGCCCGACTGCCTGA
- the rpsI gene encoding 30S ribosomal protein S9 yields the protein MTDITETEVAPEEATEAPAPVARAPRGDRPIQTVGRRKEAIVRVRIVPGSGKITCNGRDLEAYFPSKVHQQLIKDPLVTAEKPEAFDVIANLRGGGTTGQAGALRLAIARALIVSEPDDRPALKKAGFLTRDARVKESKKYGLKKARKAPQYSKR from the coding sequence ATGACCGACATCACCGAGACCGAGGTTGCCCCCGAGGAGGCCACCGAGGCGCCGGCGCCCGTCGCCCGCGCGCCGCGTGGTGACCGCCCGATCCAGACCGTGGGTCGGCGCAAGGAGGCCATCGTCCGGGTGCGCATCGTCCCCGGCAGCGGCAAGATCACGTGCAACGGCCGTGACCTCGAGGCCTACTTCCCGAGCAAGGTGCACCAGCAGCTGATCAAGGACCCGCTGGTCACCGCCGAGAAGCCGGAGGCCTTCGACGTCATCGCCAACCTGCGTGGCGGCGGCACCACCGGTCAGGCCGGCGCGCTGCGCCTGGCCATCGCCCGGGCCCTGATCGTCAGCGAGCCGGACGACCGTCCGGCGCTGAAGAAGGCCGGCTTCCTCACCCGGGACGCCCGGGTCAAGGAAAGCAAGAAGTACGGCCTCAAGAAGGCCCGTAAGGCTCCCCAGTACTCGAAGCGCTGA
- the rplM gene encoding 50S ribosomal protein L13: MRTYSPKPGEIERQWHVIDASDVVLGRLATHAATLLRGKHKPTFAPHVDTGDFVVIVNAGKVALTGNKRHTKVAYRHSGYPGGLKQVGYDELLTKRPERAIELAVKGMLPHNKLGRQLIKKLKVYAGAEHPHGAQQPVPFEIKQIAQ, encoded by the coding sequence GTGCGTACGTACAGCCCGAAGCCGGGTGAGATCGAGCGTCAGTGGCACGTCATCGACGCCTCTGATGTCGTGCTGGGCCGCCTGGCCACCCACGCCGCCACGCTGCTGCGCGGCAAGCACAAGCCGACTTTCGCGCCGCACGTCGACACGGGCGACTTCGTCGTCATCGTGAACGCGGGCAAGGTCGCGCTGACCGGCAACAAGCGTCACACCAAGGTCGCCTACCGCCACTCCGGCTACCCGGGTGGTCTTAAGCAGGTCGGCTACGACGAGCTGCTGACCAAGCGTCCCGAGCGGGCCATCGAGCTGGCCGTCAAGGGCATGCTCCCGCACAACAAGCTCGGCCGTCAGCTCATCAAGAAGCTGAAGGTCTACGCCGGTGCCGAGCACCCGCACGGCGCGCAGCAGCCGGTGCCGTTCGAGATCAAGCAGATCGCGCAGTGA
- a CDS encoding nitrate/nitrite transporter, translating into MSTLAPTTPPAEVVPPAAGRRHRIDDWRPEDPEFWRTTGAPVARRNLRVSIFAEHVGFSVWSLWSVTVLFLGPEYGIDPAGKFLLTAVPAALGAALRLPYTLAVARFGGRTWTIVSALLLLVPAVPMTVLLEPGVSYSTLMVLACLTGVGGGNFASSMANINLFYPQRLKGRALGLNAGGGNLGVPAVQLVGLAVLATAGAAYPRLVPAVYLPLIVLAALAAARGLDDISGARNEPGALREAARDPHTWIMSLLYVGTFGSFIGFCFAFGQVLQLQFAERFPTPVDAAWLTFLGPLVGSLVRPVGGHLADRLGGARVTFWNFVAMAAGASLVLHAARERSFGLYLLGFLSLFVFSGIGNGSTYKMIPAIFRARTTAEVAAGRRDAVAAQRRAGRMTGSVIGIAGAVGASGGVLVNIAFRQSFLTGGSADAAYVAFIVAYALCFGVTWLVYLRPGPRRLTGV; encoded by the coding sequence GTGAGCACACTGGCCCCCACCACACCCCCGGCCGAGGTCGTTCCGCCGGCCGCCGGCCGCCGGCATCGCATCGACGACTGGCGGCCCGAGGACCCCGAGTTCTGGCGTACGACCGGGGCGCCCGTCGCCCGCCGCAACCTCCGGGTCTCGATCTTCGCCGAGCACGTGGGCTTCTCGGTGTGGAGCCTCTGGTCGGTGACGGTGCTCTTCCTCGGCCCCGAGTACGGCATCGACCCGGCGGGGAAGTTCCTGCTCACCGCCGTGCCGGCGGCACTGGGGGCGGCGCTGCGGCTGCCCTACACGCTGGCCGTGGCGCGCTTCGGCGGGCGGACCTGGACGATCGTCAGCGCGCTGCTGCTGCTCGTCCCGGCCGTGCCGATGACGGTGCTGCTGGAGCCCGGCGTCTCCTACTCCACCCTGATGGTGCTGGCCTGCCTGACCGGCGTCGGCGGGGGCAACTTCGCCTCCTCGATGGCGAACATCAACCTGTTCTATCCGCAGCGGCTCAAGGGCCGGGCGCTCGGGCTCAACGCCGGCGGCGGCAACCTCGGCGTGCCGGCGGTGCAGCTGGTCGGCCTGGCGGTGCTGGCGACGGCGGGGGCCGCGTACCCCCGGCTGGTGCCGGCGGTCTACCTGCCGCTGATCGTGCTGGCCGCGCTCGCCGCGGCGCGCGGGTTGGACGACATCTCCGGGGCGCGCAACGAGCCCGGCGCGCTGCGCGAGGCGGCCCGCGACCCGCACACCTGGATCATGTCGCTGCTCTACGTCGGCACCTTCGGCTCGTTCATCGGCTTCTGCTTCGCCTTCGGCCAGGTGCTCCAGCTCCAGTTCGCCGAGCGCTTCCCGACCCCGGTCGACGCCGCCTGGCTCACCTTCCTCGGCCCGCTGGTCGGCTCGCTGGTCCGGCCGGTCGGCGGGCACCTCGCCGACCGCCTCGGCGGGGCCCGGGTGACCTTCTGGAACTTCGTCGCGATGGCGGCCGGCGCCTCGTTGGTGCTCCACGCCGCCCGGGAGCGGTCTTTCGGGCTCTACCTGCTCGGCTTCCTGTCGCTCTTCGTCTTCTCGGGCATCGGCAACGGCTCGACCTACAAGATGATCCCGGCGATCTTCCGGGCCCGGACGACGGCGGAGGTGGCCGCCGGTCGGCGGGACGCGGTCGCGGCGCAGCGCCGGGCCGGGCGGATGACCGGCTCGGTGATCGGCATCGCCGGGGCGGTCGGGGCCTCCGGCGGGGTGCTGGTGAACATCGCCTTCCGGCAGTCGTTCCTGACCGGGGGCAGCGCGGACGCGGCGTACGTCGCCTTCATCGTCGCGTACGCGCTCTGTTTCGGGGTGACCTGGCTGGTCTACCTGCGGCCGGGCCCGCGCCGGCTGACCGGCGTGTGA
- a CDS encoding DUF6364 family protein gives MTAKVTLSFSDETIEEARRFAKREGLSLSAWMDQAAREKALREVFTAHAAAVGRAGLDLEAAALADAREVGMVDDALFGGRPRAA, from the coding sequence ATGACTGCCAAGGTGACCCTGTCGTTCTCGGACGAGACGATCGAGGAGGCCCGGCGGTTCGCCAAGCGCGAAGGGCTCTCCCTGTCGGCGTGGATGGACCAGGCGGCCCGGGAGAAGGCGCTGCGCGAGGTCTTCACCGCGCACGCCGCCGCCGTCGGCCGGGCCGGGCTCGACCTCGAAGCCGCCGCCCTCGCCGACGCCCGCGAGGTGGGCATGGTCGACGACGCGCTCTTCGGCGGGCGCCCGCGTGCTGCGTAG
- a CDS encoding methyltransferase domain-containing protein, producing MNVAEAFDAVAGSYDEARRRLVPCFDAFYGTAVEVAAPPLRAALAAGRTPEVLDLGAGTGLLSLLLAAAVPGIRLTLVDAAPAMLAVAADHLRSRGVAHRTVRADLAGELPAGRYDAVVSALAIHHLDDAGKRELYRRVPAALAPGGVFVNAEQVAGPTPALDRRYHEVWLGQVAALGSDADEIAAAEGRMAYDRPAPVAAQCRWLAEAGLVDVDCFFKQWRFAVFGGRRE from the coding sequence ATGAACGTGGCCGAGGCCTTCGACGCGGTCGCGGGCAGCTACGACGAGGCCCGACGGCGCCTGGTGCCCTGCTTCGACGCCTTCTACGGCACCGCCGTCGAGGTGGCCGCGCCGCCGCTGCGGGCCGCGCTCGCCGCGGGGCGTACCCCGGAGGTGCTGGACCTGGGCGCGGGCACCGGGCTGCTGTCGCTGCTGCTCGCCGCGGCGGTGCCGGGGATCCGGCTGACCCTGGTGGACGCCGCGCCGGCCATGCTCGCCGTCGCCGCCGACCACCTGCGCTCCCGCGGCGTCGCGCACCGGACGGTCCGGGCCGACCTGGCGGGGGAGTTGCCCGCCGGCCGCTACGACGCCGTGGTCAGCGCGCTGGCCATCCACCACCTCGACGACGCGGGCAAGCGCGAGCTCTACCGGCGGGTGCCGGCGGCGCTGGCCCCCGGCGGCGTCTTCGTCAACGCCGAGCAGGTCGCCGGCCCCACCCCGGCGCTCGACCGGCGGTACCACGAGGTGTGGCTGGGGCAGGTCGCGGCGCTGGGCTCCGACGCCGACGAGATCGCCGCCGCCGAGGGCCGGATGGCGTACGACCGGCCGGCGCCGGTCGCCGCGCAGTGCCGCTGGCTGGCCGAGGCCGGCCTGGTCGACGTCGACTGCTTCTTCAAGCAGTGGCGGTTTGCCGTGTTCGGCGGCCGTCGCGAATAG
- a CDS encoding molybdopterin oxidoreductase family protein produces the protein MTLREEAGRATVLPRQFPTNRGGLCQKGWTAAELLDHPERLTTPLLRDAASGELRPASWAAALDRIVTGLRTVQQGHGRDAVAVFGGGGLTNEKAYALGKFARVALRTRHIDYNGRFCMSSAAAAGMRAFGIDRGLPFPLADLGRADTLLLVGANPAETMPPLVRWLTEQRERGGRLIVVDPRVTATARQADLHLQPLPGTDLAVANALLHVALTEGWIDREYVAARTTGFEAVRRSVASWWPARAEALSGVPVADLEATARALGTAERVIILTARGAEQHAKGVDTVAAFVNLALALGLPGRPGSGYGCLTGQGNGQGGREHGQKADQLPGYRRIDDPAAREHVAGVWGVPADELPGPGVPAYELLDSLGTPDGPKALLVFGSNPVVSAPRAARIEGRLRDLDLLVVADFLLSETAALADVVLPTAQWAEEDGTMTNLEGRVLRRRALRPPPPGVRTDLEILADLTARLRGGAGGADASDPRVVFAELRRASAGGIADYAGVSWERIDERDGVFWPCPAEDGPDTPRLFADRFPTPDGRARFHAVEHRPAAEEVCAEYPLHFTTGRVLAQYQSGTQTRRVAALRRAAPDAFVELHPDLAGWLGIDDGEPVRVVSRRGEFCAPARFSTAIRPDTVFAPFHWGGGARANSVTNDAVDPVSGMPEFKICAVRLERVEQP, from the coding sequence ATGACGCTGCGCGAGGAGGCCGGCCGGGCGACGGTGCTCCCCCGGCAGTTCCCCACCAACCGGGGCGGCCTCTGCCAGAAGGGCTGGACCGCCGCCGAACTGCTCGACCACCCCGAGCGGCTGACCACCCCGCTGCTGCGGGACGCGGCCAGCGGCGAACTGCGCCCGGCGAGCTGGGCCGCTGCCCTCGACCGGATCGTCACCGGCCTGCGCACCGTCCAGCAGGGACACGGCCGCGACGCGGTCGCCGTCTTCGGCGGCGGCGGGCTCACCAACGAGAAGGCGTACGCGCTGGGGAAGTTCGCCCGGGTGGCGCTGCGCACGAGGCACATCGACTACAACGGACGGTTCTGCATGTCCTCGGCGGCGGCGGCCGGGATGCGCGCCTTCGGCATCGACCGGGGCCTGCCGTTCCCGCTGGCCGACCTGGGCCGGGCCGACACGCTGCTGCTGGTCGGCGCGAACCCGGCGGAGACCATGCCCCCGCTGGTGCGCTGGCTGACCGAGCAGCGCGAGCGCGGCGGCCGGCTGATCGTGGTCGACCCCCGGGTCACCGCCACCGCCCGCCAGGCCGACCTGCACCTGCAACCCCTGCCCGGCACCGACCTGGCGGTGGCGAACGCGCTGCTGCACGTCGCGCTCACCGAGGGCTGGATCGACCGGGAGTACGTGGCCGCCCGTACCACCGGCTTCGAGGCGGTCCGCCGCAGCGTGGCCAGCTGGTGGCCGGCCCGCGCCGAGGCGCTCTCCGGGGTGCCGGTGGCCGACCTGGAGGCGACCGCCCGGGCCCTCGGCACCGCCGAACGCGTGATCATCCTGACCGCGCGCGGCGCCGAGCAGCACGCCAAGGGCGTCGACACCGTCGCCGCCTTCGTCAACCTGGCGCTCGCCCTCGGGCTGCCCGGCCGCCCCGGCTCCGGCTACGGCTGCCTGACCGGGCAGGGCAACGGGCAGGGCGGGCGGGAGCACGGGCAGAAGGCCGACCAGCTCCCCGGCTACCGCAGGATCGACGACCCGGCCGCCCGGGAACACGTCGCCGGGGTCTGGGGGGTGCCGGCCGACGAACTGCCCGGGCCGGGCGTGCCGGCGTACGAGCTGCTGGACTCGCTGGGCACGCCCGACGGGCCGAAGGCGCTGCTGGTCTTCGGCTCCAACCCGGTGGTCTCCGCGCCCCGGGCCGCCCGGATCGAGGGCCGGCTACGCGATCTCGACCTGCTGGTGGTCGCCGACTTCCTGCTCTCCGAGACCGCCGCGCTCGCCGACGTGGTGCTGCCCACGGCCCAGTGGGCCGAGGAGGACGGCACGATGACCAACCTGGAGGGCCGGGTGCTGCGCCGCCGCGCGCTGCGCCCGCCGCCGCCCGGCGTCCGTACCGACCTGGAGATCCTCGCCGACCTCACCGCCCGCCTCCGGGGTGGTGCCGGTGGGGCGGACGCCAGCGATCCGCGGGTCGTGTTCGCGGAGCTGCGGCGGGCCTCGGCCGGCGGGATCGCCGACTACGCCGGGGTGAGCTGGGAGCGGATCGACGAACGCGACGGGGTGTTCTGGCCCTGCCCGGCCGAGGACGGCCCGGACACCCCCCGGCTCTTCGCCGACCGCTTTCCCACCCCCGACGGGCGGGCCCGGTTCCACGCCGTGGAGCACCGGCCGGCGGCCGAGGAGGTGTGCGCCGAGTACCCGCTGCACTTCACCACCGGCCGGGTCCTCGCGCAGTACCAGTCGGGCACCCAGACCCGCCGGGTCGCCGCACTGCGCCGGGCCGCCCCGGACGCGTTCGTCGAGCTGCACCCCGACCTGGCCGGGTGGCTCGGCATCGACGACGGCGAGCCGGTGCGGGTGGTCTCCCGTCGGGGCGAGTTCTGCGCGCCGGCCCGGTTCAGCACCGCGATCCGGCCGGACACCGTCTTCGCGCCGTTCCACTGGGGCGGCGGCGCGCGGGCCAACTCGGTCACCAACGACGCCGTCGACCCGGTCTCCGGGATGCCGGAGTTCAAGATCTGCGCCGTCCGGCTGGAGAGGGTGGAGCAACCATGA